TGCACTCGTTTGGATGAAAATTTCGGAGTTCGTTTCTACGGGCACTACTCTCTCTCGTTCGATGGGCATACGCTTTTGCGGATTCCTCATGTCAAAACGCTGCATCTCAACAGTCTTACCCAGGCACATCATATAGAAGCATTGGCCACGCTGAAAAATTTGCACAGTTTGCACCTAGGCATATACGAGCTGGAGAATTCAAATATTTTAGGAATAGACTCGCTGTACTCTTTAAGAGATTTAACTATTTTCTCGGAAAAAAAGGTCCTTAACCTGCAAAATTTTAAAGAGTTCTCTCATCTGCAACACTTGCATGTCGGGGGTAAGGTAAAAAATATGGATGCTATAGGTGATCTGGAGGACTTGAATTATCTCTCGCTGCATTCGATTAGTAAATTACCGCTAACTTTTATTAATCGACTGAAGAGGTTGAAGCATCTTCGCATTCTGCTAGGAGGTCGGGAACATCTTCAAGAAATCGAAGAGAATGAAATCGACCATCTGGAGATTTGTAGAGTTCGAGGTTTTCATGACCTGACCAATATTACGAGCTTCCGAGCGCTAACGAGTCTTGTGATCGAGGATCAAATCCAACTGAATGAAATCGGTATTGATCGGGAAATGAAAACTCTGGAGGAGCTAACCATTTCGAATTGCAAAGGCTTAACTCGTTTGACTGGATTGGAGCAA
This portion of the Cohnella abietis genome encodes:
- a CDS encoding leucine-rich repeat domain-containing protein, with the translated sequence MRKKWKSRVLIDNPVVLNRDQIEQDLNNGNQVIIQFSHPDFYGSSILEEVDELCTRLDENFGVRFYGHYSLSFDGHTLLRIPHVKTLHLNSLTQAHHIEALATLKNLHSLHLGIYELENSNILGIDSLYSLRDLTIFSEKKVLNLQNFKEFSHLQHLHVGGKVKNMDAIGDLEDLNYLSLHSISKLPLTFINRLKRLKHLRILLGGREHLQEIEENEIDHLEICRVRGFHDLTNITSFRALTSLVIEDQIQLNEIGIDREMKTLEELTISNCKGLTRLTGLEQLPSLRKLRIYKTAIDYDSFIHQVLPSSLSIVEFATANSKVDQEIQNSLLQLGFQKWSSSY